Proteins from a genomic interval of Rosa chinensis cultivar Old Blush chromosome 2, RchiOBHm-V2, whole genome shotgun sequence:
- the LOC112188168 gene encoding uncharacterized protein LOC112188168: MSIFNSKKLLLFLSLFLFIALTSGNTHISHTFRGRGGGDVERDVMTMDTRRSLADENLQNSSLILAKERTRRKDPLDDFHKYTGGWNISNGHYWASVAWTAVPFFLIAGLWFVIFGLSLTLICFCYCCCPREPYGYSRTAYALSLILLIFFTVAAIVGCIVLYTGQAKFHSSTTKTLDYVVNQADTTVESLRNLSGYLGAAKRIGVDSVFLPSDVQSNIDTTITKLNSAATKLSDTTEKNSDRIDDGLDSVRLALIVLAAVMLCLAFLGFLFSILGMQAFVYFLVIIGWILVAGTFILCGVFLLLHNVVADACVSMDEWVQHPTAHTALDDLLPCVDNATAQETSSRSKDTTYNLVSMVDKVINNFSNLNNPVPQLGPLYFNQSGPLLPVLCNPYNADLSDRKCALGEVELKNATQVWKSYVCEVNTAGICITPGRLTPIFYDQMEAAVNVSYGLYRYGPFLVDLQDCTFVRDTFTDISNRNCPGLRKHSSWIYIGLVMVSAAVMLSLIFWVIYARERRHRVYTKQFMAGGGGTGGFQVQDKGA; encoded by the exons ATGTCAATCTTTAACTCAAAAAAACTGCTTCTTTTCCTCTCCCTTTTCCTCTTCATCGCTCTCACCTCCGGAAACACTCACATTTCTCACACATTTCGAGGCAGAG GTGGTGGTGATGTTGAGAGAGATGTGATGACAATGGATACAAGAAGGTCTCTTGCGGATGAGAATCTGCAGAACTCGTCTCTGATTCTGGCGAAGGAGAGGACTCGCAGGAAGGACCCTCTTGATGATTTTCATAAGTACACTGGTGGATGGAATATCAGCAATGGTCATTACTGGGCT TCTGTTGCTTGGACTGCGGTTCCCTTCTTTCTCATTGCTGGTCTGTGGTTCGTGATCTTTGGGCTAAGCTTGACCCTTATTTGTTTCTGTTACTGCTGTTGCCCAAGAGAGCCTTATGGTTATTCGAGAACAGCCtatgctctctctctcatcctcctTATTTTCTTCACTGTTGCGGCAAT TGTTGGATGCATTGTTCTGTACACTGGTCAGGCAAAGTTCCACAGCAGTACAACAAAGACACTCGATTATGTTGTGAATCAGGCGGATACTACTGTTGAAAGCCTCCGGAATTTGTCAGGTTATCTTGGTGCCGCTAAGCGGATTGGAGTTGACTCCGTCTTTCTGCCATCAGATGTTCAGAGTAACATTGACACGACTATAACGAAACTCAACTCTGCTGCCACTAAACTTTCTGATACAACTGAAAAGAATTCAGATCGTATAGACGATGGATTGGATAGCGT AAGACTGGCTCTCATTGTCCTTGCTGCTGTTATGCTCTGTTTGGCCTTTCTTGGATTTT TATTCTCCATTCTGGGGATGCAGGCTTTTGTATACTT CTTGGTGATTATTGGGTGGATTCTTGTTGCGGGCACATTCATTTTGTGTGGTGTATTTCTTCTCCTCCATAA TGTGGTTGCAGATGCATGTGTTTCCATGGATGAATGGGTCCAGCACCCCACCGCCCATACTGCTTTAGATGATCTACTCCCTTGTGTGGACAATGCTACTGCTCAAGAGACCTCATCACGCAGCAAGGATACAACCTACAACCTTGTGAGCATGGTAGACAAGGTCATCAACAATTTCTCAAATCTTAACAATCCAGTACCCCAACTTGGACCGTTATATTTCAATCAGTCTGGCCCTCTATTACCTGTTCTTTGCAACCCATACAACGCCGATCTCTCTGATCGAAAGTGTGCCCTTGGTGAGGTGGAACTGAAGAATGCCACACAG GTGTGGAAGAGTTATGTGTGTGAGGTTAACACGGCAGGCATCTGTATAACCCCTGGACGGTTGACTCCCATCTTCTACGACCAAATGGAAGCTGCAGTAAATGTGAGTTATGGTTTGTATCGTTATGGTCCATTCTTGGTTGATCTGCAAGACTGCACATTTGTCAGGGACACATTCACTGACATAAGTAATAGGAATTGTCCTGGCCTTCGAAAACATAGCAGCTGGATCTACATTGGGCTGGTAATGGTATCTGCAGCTGTCATGTTATCGTTGATCTTTTGGGTAATCTACGCAAGGGAACGAAGGCACCGCGTGTACACCAAGCAGTTTATGGCTGGAGGTGGAGGAACAGGGGGATTCCAAGTCCAAGACAAGGGTGCTTAG
- the LOC112190102 gene encoding uncharacterized protein LOC112190102, with the protein MSIFNSKKLLLFLSLLLFIALTSGNTHISHTFRGRGGDVVERGAVMTMDTRRSLADENLQNSSLILAKERTRRKDPLDDFHKYTGGWNISNDHYWASVAWTAVPFFLIAGLWFVIFGLSLTLICFCYCCCPREPYGYSRTAYALSLIFLIFFTVAAIVGCIVLYTGQAKFHSSTTKTLDYVVSQADTTVENLRNLSGYLGAAKRIGVDSVFLPADVQSNIDTTITKLNSAATKLSNTTEKNSNRIDGGLDSVRLALIVLAAVMLCLAFLGFLFSILGMQACVYFLVVIGWILVASTFIKCGVFLLLHNVVADACVSMDEWVQHPTAHTALDDLLPCVDNATAQETSSRTKDTTYKLVSMVDKVINNMSNLNNPRPQLGPLYFNQSGPLLPVLCNPYNTDLSDRKCALGEVELRNATQEWKSYVCEVNTAGICITPGRLTPIFYDQMEAAVNVSYGLYRYGPFLVDLQDCTFVRDTFTEISNRNCPGLRKHSSWIYIGLVMVSVAVMLSLIFWVIYARERRHRVYTKQFMAGGGGTGGFQVQDKGA; encoded by the exons ATGTCAATCTTTAACTCAAAAAAACTGCTTCTTTTCCTCTCCCTTCTCCTCTTCATCGCTCTCACCTCCGGAAACACTCACATTTCTCACACATTTCGAGGCAGAG GTGGTGATGTTGTTGAGAGAGGTGCGGTGATGACAATGGATACAAGAAGGTCTCTTGCGGATGAGAATCTGCAGAACTCGTCTCTGATTCTGGCGAAGGAGAGGACTCGCAGGAAGGACCCTCTTGATGATTTTCATAAGTACACTGGTGGATGGAATATCAGCAATGATCATTACTGGGCT TCTGTTGCTTGGACTGCGGTTCCCTTCTTTCTCATTGCTGGTCTGTGGTTCGTGATCTTTGGGCTAAGCTTGACCCTTATTTGTTTCTGTTACTGCTGTTGCCCAAGAGAGCCTTATGGTTATTCGAGAACAGCCtatgctctctctctcatcttcctTATTTTCTTCACTGTCGCGGCAAT TGTTGGATGCATTGTTCTGTACACTGGTCAGGCAAAGTTCCACAGCAGTACAACAAAGACACTCGATTATGTTGTGAGTCAGGCGGATACTACTGTTGAAAACCTCCGGAATTTGTCAGGTTATCTTGGTGCAGCTAAGCGGATTGGAGTTGACTCCGTCTTTCTGCCAGCAGATGTTCAGAGTAACATTGACACGACTATAACGAAACTCAACTCTGCCGCCACTAAACTTTCTAATACAACTGAAAAGAATTCAAATCGTATAGACGGTGGATTGGATAGCGT AAGACTGGCTCTCATTGTCCTTGCTGCTGTTATGCTCTGTTTGGCCTTTCTTGGATTTT TATTCTCCATTCTGGGGATGCAGGCTTGTGTATACTT CTTGGTGGTTATTGGGTGGATTCTTGTTGCGAGCACATTTATAAAGTGTGGTGTATTTCTTCTCCTCCATAA TGTGGTTGCAGATGCATGTGTTTCAATGGATGAATGGGTCCAGCACCCCACTGCCCATACTGCTTTAGATGATCTACTCCCTTGTGTGGACAATGCTACTGCTCAAGAGACCTCATCACGCACCAAGGATACAACCTACAAACTTGTGAGCATGGTAGACAAGGTCATCAACAATATGTCAAATCTTAACAATCCGCGCCCCCAACTTGGACCGTTATATTTCAATCAGTCTGGCCCTCTTTTACCTGTTCTTTGCAACCCATACAACACCGATCTCTCTGATCGAAAGTGTGCCCTTGGTGAGGTGGAACTGCGGAACGCCACACAG GAGTGGAAGAGTTATGTGTGTGAGGTTAACACGGCAGGCATCTGTATAACCCCTGGACGGTTGACTCCCATCTTCTATGACCAAATGGAAGCCGCAGTAAATGTGAGTTATGGTTTGTATCGTTATGGTCCATTCTTGGTTGATCTGCAAGACTGCACATTTGTCAGGGACACATTCACCGAAATAAGTAATAGGAATTGTCCTGGCCTTCGAAAGCATAGCAGCTGGATCTACATTGGGCTGGTAATGGTATCTGTAGCTGTCATGTTATCGTTGATCTTTTGGGTAATCTACGCAAGGGAACGAAGGCACCGCGTGTACACCAAGCAGTTTATGGCTGGAGGTGGAGGAACAGGGGGATTCCAAGTCCAAGACAAGGGTGCTTAG